accgtcccacacgccatgtacgtactgggTTATGAACAttgcgtatgcgttcgactaatatttccatcgtaataataaaacgacgctTTCtgcaaaactacagcacctagagtcttgatttttgcagggtatgttggtttaataaagtacaatataatcgtgtaaaaaatagaattttgaaaaatattgagggcgtcctcctcagcaaatgttataatatggctttaagttctaatacgaggacattcctcgtattcaaatgcaattcgatatgtccgatatGCTCTCATAAttatcatgtcccacaaaaatactctgCAATGTAAATGAAACCTGTAGCTCTAATTCAATTTCGGATCTCTTGAACTTACCATACAAAGACTAATACGTTTTTCGTGCACGCAAACTCCTAAAATTCCACACGGTAGCATGAACTGCAAAGAAAATTCGATGAATATacttatatggatttcaaatgacgTGCAGATTTTGTGATTAAGGTTTATTTAACTTAATTTTGTTGAAGACCCGGAACGAATGACCTTGAAATACAGGTTGTCTCCATATAAACGCAGCCAAACTTCGACCCCCTTTTCTCAGGTTTATTTAGAGTCAATGGTCAGAAGTATTACAATTTCTTATACTTTATTCTTTTAAAAATATGCCGAAAGGTTTGTAAAATTTAAAGCTATTTAAATCTTACGTTATTGAAATATGACAATTTGCGCAAAATTAGTCCATATAAACTTGTCCAAGAAATGGAAATCATGCGTGTAGTAGAGGGCGCTATCGggtgatatttgagttagcatctaATCAAGTTTGCCACATTAGTGGGACCAATGTTTTTTttctagcaatgagaggaacaatttgaggtatattacaacatgatagaacaaatttGATTTTGCCCGCATTATGAACTTCGACTCCTCGTGGGAAGTactgaaaaaatggaaccaattctagttttattatttgacatgtttgaggtgtaaggatgcaaaaaaaacattggtcccactaatgtagcaaagtagatgcTAACTAAAAAATCACCCGATAGCGCCCTGTACTAGTTTTGGAACCACTATGACCttaacattggttccactaatgtagtaacagaaaatcccaaacccatctCGCCCTGTACTAGTGTCTGAGTTCGAGTTTTATACTTTTGAGTTGATTGATATGTGTTCTAGCTCTTTGTTTACCCGTGTTTAAATACTCACGAGAACTCCCGTCCATATTGGATCACCAAGATATGCGATCCGTGTCTTGCTTACGATTGCAACTGTACCGAGGAGACTGGTTCCAAATGCAAAAATGATGATTGCATAAGAGAGACAATTAATTCCAGGAATGGGCCTGATATGACGTGAATTAGGCTGCCCTTCTTGTACCGGCATTATGGATGCAGTTTATGGTAATGAGCAAAACGAAGATGCTTAGAGATTGTAACATGCATGTGCAGATCATGACCAGCGTATTCTCTTAAATGTTCACTTCAATGAGATACAATCAGATAgagaataacataattattagtaAAGATCGTGACTGGTTCGGTTTTAGGCAGGGAGTTCGCATCTTCTTCCCCACATTATTTAACATGTATGCGGAATTCATCATGAGGGATCCCCTTGACAAAGCAAACAAAACCACCGTAAACACGTCTTGTCCATGGCAGGCATTTGCCTTTTGCATGTGTCATATGGACCCTCACCAAGGCAGAAACCATAATCCTtgttgtttattgaaaagcctgcaaCATTGGATCATCTTCAAATGACAGGAATTAAAAATTTATGACCttttataatattgttttaaCATCTTCAAATTAGGTGGACTTCACTCGTATTATTGCATTTTAACGAATCACCAATCACTTTGATACAGCCTGTCCATTGTGTAAACGTAGCTGGTCATTGCtgttcatggcatgatttgcCGTGATTGCAAGGATTAAGTTAAGTATACTAATATACAGTGATATACAGTTATATATTaagttatttaagggggtactacacccctgcccaattttatgcctattttggcattggggacaagtaaggtatgtatattataggggcaaggactacaactactgcactggaaattttatttcagcacagacaacagttgtggagttacagtcaaaaatgagggaaaaccagtatttgatcaataagtcaataactaattgctttgagttgctgaattgtcagtacagtagttgtagtccttgccccgataatatacatatcttacttgtcaccaatatgctataatttttgagaaaaatacaaaaataacgcacaaaattggccaggggtgtagtacccccttaaggctgcAATTGACATTTTTTTCCCTTACCATAATTATTATTAAGGTACATGTAATTAAAGTAAATATTAAGAATTACATAAATCAATGTAAAGAATTATATAAATAAGGAAACTTACAATATGGTTAACCATATGAAGCTGTAAATAATCATGTAAAACTAAGTAAGTGACGGAAGTAACTACCAAAACGACTAACAACTCTTTGTAGCATGCAAGGAGCAATGAACCGCGAATTATTTTAACCCGGACGCGGAACGTACAAGTATAATGAATTATTCTATAGCTTCATAGGGTCACGACCAAAAACTATCAATTGTGATAATTTTGTCCAAAGCATGTTCACAGTTTTACCCCACACGATGAGTGAAGACAAACATGTTCATGATACATGCATGTTTCTATAATATTATTAAtagattaaattaattaatttaatctaattttatatttgattatacctggatgaatgacaacctttaCAAACGTATCCCCTGGTTCAAGTTTAATCCACAATTTACGTGTTCGTATGAAAAGGCTTGAGAATAGTACTAGTAGGTTGAACTTGCTGGTCGCGATAGCATTGGGAACTTCATTGTCAAGAGAATATTGCAAATAAAATTTTAGGAGCCATTTTGAATTGATCAATTTCCATGTTCCAACTGAGCTTAAAATAGCCAAGtataagacccccccccccaatgtttcaATGATAGACTGGTATCAGTCTTAGTATATGTTTATCAAAAATACTACAAAGGTTAGTGTTCTACAGAAGCGTTAAATATGCCAATAAATTCAACATATTGAACAATAAGCAATTCGACGTTTGCAAGAGGTTTATGAAGACGTCCCACGACCTGTTGTGTCAATGCCCTTAGCTAGACAGTTTAATGATGTGGTGGCTATGGATCTGAAGAAGTATGGAGATGTGTACTTCTTACATTTCATATACCTGTTTACTAGGTTCAGTAAAAGTAAAGTGATCAGAAGGAAGTTGCCCAAAGTGATTGTGGAGAGTGTAGCAATGGAGTGGATAGCGGCTGGTTTCGGTCCACCTAAGAAGTTTTTAGTGGACAATGGTAGTGAGTTCAACATTGAGGAATACAGAGAACTGGCGGAGCAGTTTAATATATATAGAAATTTGTGCCACTTCTGCTTATTCGCCATGGTCAAATGGCATATGTGAGAGAAATCATTACGTTGTAGACGTGTGTGTGCAGAAACTGATGGAAGAAGATCGTAGAATGGAACTAGATGTTGCTTTTGCTTGGGCAGTCAATGCTAAAAACAGCATGCAAAACCATCTTGGATATAGCCTCATCCAGCTTATGCTTGGTAACCACCCAACCTTCCTTCAACCTTTATGGTCAACCAACCTCCAGGTTTAAAAGATGCAGAAGTTAGTGATACAGTAGTCAAGCATCTCAATGCATTACATGCTGCCAGAAGAGCTTTCACTAAAGCAGAATCGTCAGAGAGGATCAAAAGAGCATTGTGCCATAATGTAAGAGAATCAGAAGAGAAATTTGAGTCGGGAGATTTTACGAGGGATGATAGCAATAGATGGCGAGGTCCAGGGCGAGTTATAGGTCAAGATGGGAAGATTGTCTTCATTAGACATGGCAGCCAATTAATACGAGTTGCAACATGCCGTGCAATAAAGGTGGACAGTGCGACAGAGGGTAAAGAGTTGAGAAGGCACAAAGAGAGAGTTGATGGGATTATTGAAGATGAAGGGGTCAATCATCCTGAAGACAAGCAGGTTATTGCTGATGTTGTGctggatgaagatgatgatgatgatgaaagtagCTTTGAAGATGCCAGTGATGATGCACATGAATTATGTGGTGATGAAGAGAGGCAAAGAGGACAGAGGTTAGAACAAATAGGATCCATGTCACGAAATCAAAATAAAGACATGGGATCACAGAAAGTGCCCTAAGTGAATGAAAGAATCAAATATCGCTTACCAGAAAGTGAGAAGTGGATTCATGCTCAAGTTTTAAGCAGCGGAGGAAAATCAAGTGGTAAAAATAAGTATTATGTCAATGTAATGAATGACAAAGACAAACAGAAATTGGGAATGCATCTTGATAAACTTGAATATGAAGTTGTAGACGATGAAATCAGGGCAGAGATGAATAGTGAAAGTAGAGAAAAGGAAGATGGTATTAGTAGAGAAGAAGATAACGAAGAAGCAAATGTTGTCTTCATACCAATTAGTAACCATGGAAATCCTGAAGTCATCAATGCCAAAGAAAAGGAGTTAGAGAATTGGCGCAATTTTGATGTATATGAAGAAGTACAGGACAGTGGCCAGAAGGGATTATCCACCCGTTGGGTGGTGACTGATAAATATTCTCCTGATGGGAAGAAGCTTGTGAGAGGATTTGAAGAGTAGGAGAAAGTTCAATCTGATTCTCCAACTGCAAGTAAGTCGACATATGTCAGTGGCAGCAAGCGAAGGATGGAAGTGTGAGAAGGTGGACATCAAAGCTGCATTTCTGCAGGGAAGGAAGCTTGAGAGATATATATTTGTGATACCACCTAATGAGGTGAAGGAAGATGGTTTGATATGGAAGCTAAACAAAGCAGCCTATGGTCTTGAGGATGCATCGCATAACTGGTACTTCAGTGTGAAAGAGGAGCTTACTAAGTTGGGATGTAAAGTTGGGAATAAAGCCTTATTTAGGTGGTACAAGAGTGGTTAATTAGAAGGTATCTTTGTAATGCATGTGGATGACTTTTTATTTGCTGGAACTGAAGAATTCAGCAAGAATGTCATTGAACCAATTGTGAAGAAATACAAGGTTGATTGACAACTTCAGATATTTGGGTCTAAATATGGTACAAGATGAGAACAGCACTGTCAAGGTAAATCAGAATGACTATGCAGCAGAAATACAAGAAATTCCCATTTctgcaaatacagggtgtcccagaatgatctgtaccgggaaagatggaattttttaggtatgaagggcatgttaaatggtcatattgtcttgcatttttagttctacatatatttagctttctcagatttttaagatttaaaaaattggacgtttctagtagaagttatagcagattgcgtaaaaatggtgaattctaagttttgacaacgcaacctattttgaaaatctgtaacattactaaccattcagcacaaagttatttggaaaaagttatgcaggtattttagttgtgccctgttcatatttccactagatatctatctattatttatgacgttacgaagcaatcattatatggaattaaggatttgtggcctaatcccattctctctttggcggtagttttaaatatagttaatgtggtgtgaggtccatatcatttgaaatgcttgcagagatcgaactggttgtggtacagaaaagacggctcctcaatttactgtacagtagcgtgaatttctttcaaaaacttactggcaaaccggcagctatgttgagacgcaaagaagactcattagacgatagtgtataacgtaaagaagtttgacgagcacggaactgtcaggaatcggcagagtgaagcttcaggtgctcgtaagactgtaagaactagagcgaacattgcagctgtccggcaagctttaaggcgtgaccccaacagtagttgtcgtcgaaatgctgtgccaaacatcccacgttcttcatttaatcgtatcgtgccatttttcaaaggtatgcgagtcgtttttcatcgattttacattattgcatgccacgccaaaacaaataaaggtagcgtgctgaaattaacataataagtaggagacatgtccaacattataatgctggtatcaaaaatagatacactgcccgtcttctatttttagttatttttgcaaacacggtacaaatcattctgggacaccctgtagaaagAGTGACAGAGCGTCTCCACTGAACAAGCATGAAATGCAAACGCTCAGAGCTACAGCAATTGAATTGGCTGGCCACACAAACCAGGCCAGATTTGAGTTATGATGCCTTGGAGCTGAATATGATGAAGCAGCATCCAACAGTATAACCGAGATATAATAGTAATAACTATACAGTCAACAAGATACCCATTAATGTATACACAGACAACAGATAAATGCATCAGAACATTCACTCTACTAAGCATGAGAAAAGACTTCGTATCAACATTGCAGAGATCCGGAGGATGATCGCGCAGGGAGAAGTACAATCCATTGAATGGGTCCAGAGTAGAATGCAACTAGCAGATGCACTGACAAAGAGGGGAGCAGACTCTCATAGACTGTTAGAAACATTTGCTACTGGAAAACCGATTGTTAATTAATCATTAAAATAATATGGAACTGTAAAATCAGATTATAAAATACACCTTTATGCTGACAAATTCTCAGCTTAGCCAATTACGGTAACTTTGTCATAGTTTGACATCGCAGTTAAAAGAGCTATATCAAGGAGATTAAGCTCATTGGACACTGGACAAtatgttttaaaaaacgtttcatTTGGAGACTCTTAGTTTAATGGACTTTATCGCATTTTATATGCTTTATTCTTTTGTTAAATCAAATTTATTCAATGTTAGTTTAGTCCTTCCAGATCTTTAAACTTAAAAACAAGGGGGAATATGTTATAATTAATAATTGTTTGTATCTTATGTGTTTCCCTCTTACAGATCTGGTGGGGTTTAGTGATGCATGATCAATCAAGAACAGTAGATAGATTAGTCAAGAAAAGTACCCCTTCAAGTAGAGCCTAACATAAAGATAGTTTATACAAGAGACCTTAGAACTGTAACAAGATACTTATCAGTCATTCTCATTCTCTAGGGTGCTGGATGTCCTCGGGGGAAATGCGGGAACTCCCGGTTCAAGGGCGGTTTTTAAAATGGCCGCAAAGATACCATTAAGTGGTATTCTATCTAAATAATCTGCTGATGGGATGTGTTGACTGAACTTTTTTAAAcactataataaaaataattacttGTATAGCCTATCAAGTTTCCTGTAAATACACAGTACTAATCAATTACTACGAGCAGACTATATTTATAATAGATACAAAATGAGGACGAAATAGCACTCTTTAAAAAGGAGGAAATAGGGGAAATTAATGCTGATTTGAAAATTAAACACATAAAACAATAATGTTTGACAAATTAGTCTGGTCATTAttcacaataattattatgacaccttgatggggggggggggacaaaaatgaaagaaaaaagtgcccctctgacaaaaaaataaaagggaaaatcaggagggcaaaggaaaagaaaaggggcaaggagccctttcctaccgaaattcagcccgaaaatacacaatttttccgcgctacgcgcgcatattgccaagattaagccctttccatcctgataaagggcgaaaatagtgtaaaataccatttttttgcgcgctcgtcccaataaagccttttgtctctatgtattgtatgatgcaacagtAATTTtattcgtctgtgccccaaaattttatttgcccccccgaccaaaaaagctggctacgcccctgtacaagagtcgacataagcaagcaagtaagcaattATGACACCAATTGCTGCTAATTTGGTGTTACTAAGCTTCTAGTGGCATTTTAAAGGGtgtctccagcaatcacaacatatgatagaaaattaattatcaagcacgaatcacgtggttttatttgaaacaaacttatattgaccataaaaacgaattaatacaaccgtctttcaacacgcgatattaaaaattcccgggcgccgaaattgtacagtgcaatgacgtccttgaaatacaatgaaggctgacaacaattaagcacaagtaaccatgacgtcattgcactagacagtTTCgtcgtgggaattttgaatatcgcgtgttgagagccggctgtttttattcgtttttatggtcaatataagtttgtttcaaataaagccACGCGATTCGTTCTTGATAATGTTTTTCTAaaatataaggcataatgatGTGATtcccggagtcatcctttaaataTATGAATGTGTTTCTAATTATATTCCGAACTCAGTGTTATCGACATTTTGTGACGGCACTGTTTTGGCGCAAAAGCAAAACGACATGCACGAGGAACACATGCTGCATTGGTGAATATTTTTCCTTCTACAACTTAAGTGGAGTCCGTTGTTGGATGCAGACATCCGACAAAACACATCCAACAAACAAAGGCCCTAGCGTTTTCTGCTCACTGAATGTCAGATATTGTCCTCATCTGCTACCAATGAAGTGATAATACTGAAGGACAAGACGGGGGACAAGAGCATTAATTTAGCAACAGGATCGGTAATCCTGCTTCACATGCCATCAGTATGAAGCCGATACCAGGCTCTTCTTCCACACCGCGTGAATTGTGCAACAGTAAGGTACTAGTACATCAATTACCATAAATGATGAGGACACTGACGTTATTGTCATTGCTGAACATGTGTCTCACCACATAAAAGGAAAGCAAGCATTAACTATTATGTGCAGGTTTAGAGAATCGAATACAAAAATATGTTAAAGTAATTGCTCTTGTAGGAGTCATTATGTCATGGGACGCACTACCTTTGGTCAACATCGACGAAGAATGTCAGACAATTAAAGAAACAAACATTTGAATTTAACCATGGCAAGCAAGTGGAACTCCAAACGTCTTGGGAAATAagtatttttgttacattttatgTTTTAGCATTGAAAATAAAAGGACAAAGATTTTACTTCCTATGCCACTATAAATCGCAGAATGGCATTTAATGGTATTTTagctgccattttgaaactagCCTTCTAGCGAGAGTTTCCACAGTTCCTCGAGGTTGGACACTAATATCCTTATTCAGTACCCTTGAAAGTACAAAGTTCAGTCTAGTATAGTAGTATATTCTAGAGTTCTAGAACCTCATTAACGGTATTTCGGCAACCATTGCGAAAAAGGCGAGAGGTCCCCGCATGTCGGCGAGGTTGGACCCAAGTATTATTATTCAGCATCCtcaaatgttaagtgaatataccCCGTCAGTATACTATTCTAGGGCTCTATGATGagtttatttaattatattttggtggccattttgaaaaacgccctctagcgagagttcACCATATATTCCCGAGGTTGGACTCAAATATTATTATGCAGCATCCTCAAAAGTATAAAGTTCAGTTGATATATTCATCAGTATACTATTCTAGGGCTTTATAAAGCCATTTAATgatattttggcggccattttgaaaaaaaaccccgccctctagcgagagttccccacatGTCCCGAGGTTGGACCCAATGCCGAGGTTGGAACTAAAAATTTAATACTATTCAGCATCCTCAAAAGTACATAAAGTTCAATCGATATATCCCATCAGTATACCATTCTAGGTCTCTAGAAGGCCATggtatttggcagccattttgaaaatcaccctctagcgagagttccccacCTTGACCAGAGGTAGGACCCAAAAATTCTTATTCAGCACCCTCAAGAGTACAAAAAAACTTCTTCAACCCTTCTCCGCCTCGTTAGTCCCATGGGAGTCCATATTCTGTCTCTACTACATCCCCGAAGGATCTATCCTTCCCCGAAGCCTCATCCACGAAGCCTCtccaaacattttgtttgaaaataatcGTTTTTATATTATAGAGACGAATtccatagttctagtccaataaaatagcacttactgtggacgtttcgaaatctgtcagatttctttatcaacactggtGTTGTTAAAtgttgtgacgaccttctgtgtACAACTTGTTGTTGCTCAGCAACTCGGTTGCCAGTTGCTTTCTTCAGGAGATCGTCAAACACGTGAGttaggttgtattgcccctcgtctctgttcacgGTGGTGCCCTGTTGTCTGATTTTCACTGCTTCTTTAATCCCTCGTTTGTATCTGTCTGCCTCTTTGCCTAAAATCTTAGCCTCCTCCCAGTCAATGATGTGGTCTTTATCGAGAACATGGTCTGTGATGGCTGATTTATTGGTAGCTGATTGAGATGCCTTTCTGTTTGCTCTCGTGCGAACATTAACACACGCCTTATCCGCCTCTGCCCTATGTTCTTTAAGTCGCTTACCGAATTTCCTCCACGTCTCACCGACATAAGTTTCATTGCAATTCTGGCAAGGGATGGAATAAACAACCTCTGTGGTGTTGAGCGGGTCCCTTTTATTCTTCGGGTGCACAAGCATGTTTCTTAGTGTGCAATGAGGCTTCATAGCAGCGGAGATATTGTAACTCTTAAAAGTTCTCGCGATACGCTCCGACACTCCCTCTACATAGGGGATGACGACAAGGCCTTTTGACTTGGTAGTTTCATCCTTCTTAATTGCCTTCTTCTTCTGCTTTGGTGTATCCATCTGTTGTTTCACTTTATCGAAACTCCAAGAAGGATAGCCGCAGTTACTAAGCGTTTTTTTGATGGTGACTTCCTCTTCTTCCTTGTCTCGATCTTCAGTTATGATCTTATTTTTCCTATCCAAGAGCGTGCGAACAACACCCAATTTCTGGTGTAGCGGATGGTGGGAGCTGAAATTAAGGTACTGGTCGGTGTGGGTGGCTTTCCGATATACCAGTAACTTGATTGTGCCATCGTCGCGTCTAACTATCAAAGTGTCTAAAAACGGTATCTTTCTATCTTTTTCCTGCTCATAAGTGAATTTGATGGAGTTGGTATCatcaatttgattaaaatgttctGTGAGCGGTGGTACTGCGTCCTTATTAACAACCTCAAGAATGTCGTCGACGTAGCGTTTTCACATCTTGGGTTTACACGCGAGGGAGGCTGTGGCAATAGCCCGGGCAATAGGAGACTCTTCCAAGAATTCCATATAAATATTGGCCGCTAGCGGAGAGACAGGGGTGCCCATTGCCGCACCAAATCGCTGCCTGTAAATCCTGTCTCTAACGGTAAAATAAGTGGTCGATAATTCTACCACATCGTCAACAGCTAAGCTGAACCCTTGCAACTTGTTGTAGTCCTTCAACGCACCTTTATCTAGTCTCTCTCTAACAATTTCCAATACTTTGTGGATAGGTACAGGTAAATAGAGAAACTACATCGTGTATGCGAGTTCAGAATGTCTCCCTCTTCAATGACTACATTAACTAACTCCTCCGCCAACTGTTTTGAGTTGACCACGTGATGGATGGAGTTACCAACGATGGGACCTAAAATGTCCGCCAACCATCTCGAGGtttcataaccaatggtggcagTGTAGTCAACAATGGGTCGGAGtggggcatactgcagttactgtccgttttcctatacacaatacacagtgctctcaccattgacgcgcgacctttacaaatagtgtatgttagaagtatattgcatttgcctagttaacatcactgtgtgaaaaataaccggccaatatttaaactattctccaaacttatagcaaatatatttctctaacatgacctaaaattacagctaggttagatgttcagaaatagtcgcactttcgtagaatatgagtgagggcaaagcatagctagctcatagctagccaactccccgtgttaattgaatggagatttgaccgaaaatattgagctatattggtaacggaccgctccgttctgaaggatgccacaaataaaaattcctttaaaaggaatagggcgggcaaatgaaaaattgtcaagagaaatgaaagaatgagtgagtcaagttcacaattaaaaacagggaaaatatgacacaacatcgatttccaatgggggaataacacaaaacgtataaacaaagttaaaagagtttttaactttatacgtttaaatacgtttgttattcccccattggaggttgtgtcatattttccttgattttaatcttatctattgcttatcctctgttctctgctggtcagttggaacagattttccctgtt
The Amphiura filiformis chromosome 3, Afil_fr2py, whole genome shotgun sequence DNA segment above includes these coding regions:
- the LOC140147384 gene encoding uncharacterized protein; translated protein: MLSDTKTYEELKGDPTPKYKKKPVGILSRLVDEEKITRAKYKKLYHTPENEKDRKIPFLDTLIVRRDDGTIKLLVYRKATHTDQYLNFSSHHPLHQKLGVVRTLLDRKNKIITEDRDKEEEEVTIKKTLSNCGYPSWSFDKVKQQMDTPKQKKKAIKKDETTKSKGLVVIPYVEGVSERIARTFKSYNISAAMKPHCTLRNMLVHPKNKRDPLNTTEVVYSIPCQNCNETYVGETWRKFGKRLKEHRAEADKACVNVRTRANRKASQSATNKSAITDHVLDKDHIIDWEEAKILGKEADRYKRGIKEAVKIRQQGTTVNRDEGQYNLTHVFDDLLKKATGNRVAEQQQVVHRSIITSLVADEDNI